A region of Thermoleophilaceae bacterium DNA encodes the following proteins:
- a CDS encoding carbon-nitrogen hydrolase family protein: MGTTRRCAAIQLEPRLGDVAFNIGRCRELAAEAVADGAEVVVLPEFFTTGMAYLPEVVAGAVPYDGPALALLRAIAANGVLAGGSFLATDDDGEVRNAFVLAGPDGVLGRHDKDLPTMWENAAYVGGSDDGVIGLPGGGSVGVALCWELMRSQTVRRLAGRVDAVLGGSAWWSIPPWRPRRLFESWERDNRATAIGTPAAFARMLGVPLVHASHCGELRCPMPWTPCVSYSGRYEGPTSIVAGDGTVLAERSVDEGEGIVVADVELGAVEPSLPVPGGFWLHRRGPMAAFAWNYQRAHGRRAYRRRAAA, from the coding sequence GTGGGGACGACCCGCCGCTGCGCCGCCATCCAGCTCGAGCCCCGCCTCGGGGACGTGGCCTTCAACATTGGCCGCTGCCGCGAGCTGGCAGCGGAGGCTGTGGCGGACGGCGCCGAGGTCGTGGTCCTGCCCGAGTTCTTCACCACCGGGATGGCGTACCTGCCCGAGGTGGTCGCGGGCGCCGTTCCCTACGACGGGCCTGCCCTCGCCCTGCTGCGCGCGATCGCGGCGAACGGCGTGCTCGCGGGCGGCTCCTTCCTCGCCACCGACGACGACGGCGAGGTGCGCAACGCGTTCGTGCTCGCCGGCCCCGACGGCGTTCTCGGCCGCCACGACAAGGACCTGCCCACGATGTGGGAGAACGCCGCCTACGTCGGCGGCTCCGACGACGGCGTGATCGGGCTGCCCGGCGGCGGGTCGGTGGGGGTGGCGTTGTGCTGGGAGCTGATGCGCTCGCAGACGGTGCGGCGCCTCGCGGGGCGCGTGGACGCCGTCCTGGGCGGCTCCGCCTGGTGGAGCATCCCGCCCTGGCGCCCGCGGCGGCTGTTCGAGAGCTGGGAGCGCGACAACCGCGCCACCGCCATCGGCACCCCCGCGGCATTCGCGCGCATGCTCGGTGTGCCGCTGGTGCACGCCTCCCACTGCGGCGAGCTGCGCTGCCCGATGCCCTGGACGCCCTGCGTCTCCTACTCCGGCCGCTACGAGGGACCGACGTCGATCGTGGCCGGTGACGGGACGGTGCTGGCCGAGCGGTCGGTGGACGAGGGCGAGGGCATCGTGGTGGCGGACGTGGAGCTCGGCGCGGTGGAGCCTTCGCTTCCCGTCCCCGGGGGCTTCTGGCTGCACCGCCGCGGGCCCATGGCGGCCTTCGCCTGGAACTACCAGCGCGCCCACGGCCGCCGCGCCTACCGCCGCCGAGCGGCAGCCTGA
- a CDS encoding LLM class flavin-dependent oxidoreductase, with amino-acid sequence MRLSVLDQSPVPEGSTGADALRNTLDLARLADELGYQRYWVAEHHGGPMLAGPSPEVLAGPIAAATQRIRVGSGGVMLPHYSPFKVAESFSVLSGLFPGRIDLGLGRASGTDPVTTFALQRDRRQGMADDFPEQLAELLAYLEDDIPAGHPFARLPAWLPGRPELPEPWLLGSSPQSAIWAGQLGLPYSFADFINPEGAEIAALYRERFDASAGRLSEPRLSVGAWALCTETDEEAERLASSARMAMKLLRRGQLIPVPPVEKALRFFEAEGKPVGARPEGRQRRMVLGSPATVRAGLEQLARDYGAEEVIVVTIVHDHAARRRSYELIAEAFGLSGASAEPAAA; translated from the coding sequence ATGCGCCTGAGCGTCCTCGACCAGTCGCCGGTTCCCGAGGGGTCCACCGGGGCGGACGCGCTGCGCAATACGCTCGACCTCGCCCGGCTCGCCGACGAGCTCGGCTACCAGCGTTACTGGGTGGCCGAGCACCACGGCGGGCCCATGCTCGCGGGCCCCAGCCCGGAGGTGCTGGCGGGGCCGATCGCAGCGGCCACGCAGCGGATCCGGGTGGGCAGCGGGGGCGTGATGCTCCCCCACTACAGCCCGTTCAAGGTGGCCGAGTCGTTCAGCGTGCTGAGCGGGCTGTTTCCGGGCCGCATCGACCTCGGCCTCGGGCGCGCGTCGGGCACCGACCCGGTGACCACCTTCGCGCTCCAGCGCGACCGCCGCCAGGGGATGGCCGACGACTTCCCCGAACAGCTGGCCGAGCTGCTGGCCTACCTCGAGGACGACATTCCCGCCGGCCACCCGTTCGCGCGGCTGCCGGCCTGGCTGCCCGGCCGGCCCGAGCTGCCCGAGCCGTGGCTGCTGGGCTCGTCGCCGCAGAGCGCGATCTGGGCCGGCCAGCTCGGCCTCCCCTACTCCTTCGCGGACTTCATCAATCCCGAGGGCGCCGAGATCGCGGCGCTCTACCGCGAGCGCTTCGACGCCTCCGCGGGGCGGCTCTCGGAGCCGCGCCTGTCGGTGGGCGCGTGGGCGCTGTGCACGGAGACCGACGAGGAGGCCGAGCGCCTGGCGTCGAGCGCGCGGATGGCCATGAAGCTGCTGCGCCGCGGGCAGCTGATCCCGGTGCCGCCGGTGGAGAAGGCCCTGCGCTTCTTCGAGGCGGAGGGCAAGCCGGTGGGCGCCCGTCCCGAGGGGCGGCAGCGGCGCATGGTGCTGGGCTCGCCGGCCACGGTGCGGGCCGGGCTGGAGCAGCTGGCGCGCGACTACGGGGCGGAGGAGGTCATCGTCGTGACGATCGTGCACGACCACGCGGCGCGACGGCGCTCGTACGAGCTGATCGCCGAAGCGTTCGGGCTGTCGGGCGCCTCGGCGGAGCCCGCGGCGGCCTAG
- a CDS encoding DNRLRE domain-containing protein, producing MRRARLGLSAVVALAMGGWVAPDAASGEQVTATADATVERGERRPLGRGPRIATGRGRQTLLRFGFRRPPAGVERAVLRVYVSRASRRGVVVYRSRGRWSERRVTWRSRPRRGRRVASRRGPLRRGWLELDVTRAVRGGDVGLVVKSLARRPVVMRSRQGRPGRVRPRLRVDARPPPRPGVLAPNDSAPPQAQPNPAGPAPPAPPAPPPPPPPDRPDPATGARAELLALIGDVTQATAFRYAATDDRGIRLDGLDVAGDGQGGYVGVYHALVGDVLVLCLARSADLLTWTWERDLEVGAAQGTLARQVDGVWVAAYEKTLRDGVHLQFRRYPSLDTLLSGAPDREFTAPLTLAPTAEGTPDIVVATPAEIRVGLHYYREAQVDRQASGVLSDWSRWRVEDEPELNAAFDALGVRGNVGDRDRITFGGQRFVVHEAQLVPGDWGRWRTWLRDEASGRIVPLELRTHGGSLAFGNPAVTSVTAPSGAPALVMTAFLFHEGAAPGEAGELVFYRETGPPPDPPEPAPPEG from the coding sequence ATGCGCCGCGCCCGGCTCGGACTGTCGGCAGTCGTCGCGCTCGCCATGGGGGGTTGGGTGGCGCCCGACGCGGCGAGCGGCGAGCAGGTGACGGCCACGGCCGACGCCACCGTGGAGCGCGGCGAGCGCCGGCCGCTGGGCCGCGGCCCGCGCATTGCCACGGGCCGCGGCCGGCAGACGCTGCTGCGCTTCGGCTTCCGTCGCCCGCCGGCCGGCGTGGAGCGCGCCGTGCTGCGCGTGTACGTGTCGCGCGCCAGCCGCCGCGGCGTCGTGGTGTACCGCTCGCGGGGGCGCTGGAGCGAGCGACGCGTGACTTGGCGCTCGCGGCCGCGGCGCGGCCGGCGGGTGGCCAGCCGGCGCGGGCCGCTGCGGCGCGGCTGGCTGGAGCTCGACGTCACCCGCGCGGTGCGCGGCGGCGACGTGGGCCTGGTGGTGAAGTCCCTGGCCCGGCGGCCGGTGGTAATGCGGTCGCGTCAGGGCCGCCCGGGCCGTGTCCGCCCGCGGCTGCGCGTGGACGCCCGGCCACCGCCACGGCCGGGCGTCCTCGCGCCTAACGACTCTGCACCCCCGCAGGCACAGCCCAACCCGGCGGGACCTGCGCCGCCTGCTCCTCCCGCTCCTCCTCCACCGCCGCCGCCGGACCGGCCCGATCCGGCCACCGGCGCGCGAGCCGAGTTGCTCGCGCTGATCGGCGACGTGACCCAGGCCACCGCTTTCCGCTATGCGGCCACCGACGACCGCGGAATCCGCCTCGACGGCCTGGACGTGGCCGGGGACGGGCAGGGCGGCTACGTGGGCGTGTACCACGCGCTCGTGGGCGACGTGCTGGTGCTCTGCCTGGCCCGCTCCGCCGACCTGCTCACCTGGACCTGGGAGCGCGACCTCGAGGTGGGCGCGGCCCAAGGCACGCTGGCCCGGCAGGTGGACGGCGTCTGGGTGGCCGCCTACGAGAAGACGCTGCGCGACGGCGTGCACCTCCAGTTCCGCCGCTATCCGTCACTCGACACCCTCCTATCCGGCGCGCCCGATCGCGAGTTCACGGCCCCGCTCACGCTCGCCCCCACGGCGGAGGGCACGCCCGACATCGTGGTGGCCACCCCGGCGGAGATCCGCGTGGGCCTGCACTACTACCGCGAGGCCCAGGTGGACCGTCAGGCGTCCGGGGTGCTGTCGGACTGGAGCCGCTGGCGGGTGGAGGACGAGCCGGAGCTGAACGCCGCCTTCGATGCGCTCGGCGTGCGCGGGAACGTGGGCGACCGCGACCGGATCACGTTCGGCGGCCAGCGCTTCGTGGTGCACGAGGCCCAGCTGGTCCCGGGCGACTGGGGCAGGTGGCGCACCTGGCTGCGCGACGAGGCCAGCGGACGGATCGTGCCACTGGAGCTACGGACCCACGGCGGCAGCCTCGCGTTCGGCAACCCGGCGGTGACGTCGGTCACGGCGCCGAGCGGCGCCCCGGCGCTGGTGATGACGGCGTTCCTCTTCCACGAGGGCGCGGCGCCCGGCGAGGCCGGCGAGCTCGTGTTCTACCGGGAGACGGGGCCGCCGCCGGACCCGCCGGAACCCGCCCCTCCCGAGGGCTGA
- a CDS encoding TetR/AcrR family transcriptional regulator: MAKVDPRTARTTAAVLEAAEEVFRREGFHRATIERIAEAAEVSVGTIYFHFGSKEALYLELVERALEVNERYMAEAYDAELSPLEQVLAAGDAYMRFHLDHPGYFRMIALRGLDLAPGDEPPEAERRIAERVDLLVGGVAEGIERAVQAGEAFPVDAWTMSRFVWGAWNGVVALSVREDRLRLDETQLREALALGRRLIVEGCATQKLRDADARVAGDFL; this comes from the coding sequence ATGGCGAAGGTGGACCCGCGCACCGCCCGCACCACGGCCGCCGTGCTCGAGGCGGCCGAGGAGGTGTTCCGCCGCGAGGGATTCCACCGGGCCACGATCGAGCGGATCGCCGAGGCGGCCGAGGTGTCGGTCGGCACCATCTACTTCCACTTCGGCTCCAAGGAGGCGCTCTACCTGGAGCTGGTGGAGCGTGCGCTGGAGGTGAACGAGCGCTACATGGCCGAGGCCTACGACGCGGAGCTCTCGCCGCTCGAGCAGGTGCTGGCCGCCGGGGACGCCTACATGCGCTTCCACCTCGACCACCCAGGCTACTTCCGCATGATCGCCCTGCGCGGGCTCGACCTCGCCCCCGGCGACGAGCCGCCCGAGGCCGAGCGCCGGATCGCCGAGCGCGTCGACCTGCTGGTGGGCGGGGTGGCGGAGGGCATCGAGCGCGCCGTGCAGGCGGGCGAGGCCTTCCCCGTCGACGCCTGGACGATGTCGCGCTTCGTGTGGGGCGCGTGGAACGGCGTGGTGGCGCTGAGCGTGCGGGAGGACCGCCTGCGCCTGGACGAGACGCAGCTGCGCGAGGCGCTCGCGCTGGGCAGGCGGCTGATCGTGGAGGGCTGCGCCACGCAGAAGCTGCGCGACGCGGATGCACGGGTGGCCGGAGACTTTTTGTAG
- a CDS encoding VOC family protein codes for MHVERVVLRVSDVELSAGFYERVAGLGVRSVDVDRADLGGPDGGPVRLELRRAERGGPAPRRAAGLFHTAFRYPQRAGLSAALRRLAEERVPMSGASDHLVSEALYLDDPDGLGVELYRDRPRDQWPEPDPGQQVAMATLPLDLDGLIAEEPGDSAGVDVGHVHLKVAHVPDAVGFWTEEVGMEVMATYGADAAFIADEGYHHHVGVNTWMSSGAELEPADGAGLEAVVIGGAAEPGELRTPDGVCVLLEG; via the coding sequence ATGCACGTGGAGAGGGTGGTCCTGCGGGTGTCGGATGTCGAGCTCAGCGCCGGCTTCTACGAGCGCGTGGCGGGCCTTGGCGTCCGCTCCGTCGACGTCGACCGGGCCGACCTCGGCGGCCCCGACGGCGGCCCCGTCCGCCTGGAGCTGCGCCGCGCCGAGCGCGGCGGCCCGGCGCCGCGCCGCGCCGCGGGGCTCTTCCACACCGCCTTCCGCTACCCGCAGCGCGCCGGCCTCTCGGCCGCCCTGCGCCGGCTCGCCGAGGAGCGCGTGCCGATGTCGGGGGCGTCCGACCACCTCGTCTCCGAGGCGCTCTACCTCGATGACCCCGACGGCCTGGGCGTCGAGCTCTACCGCGACCGCCCGCGCGACCAGTGGCCCGAGCCCGACCCGGGCCAGCAGGTGGCCATGGCCACGCTGCCGCTGGACCTCGACGGCCTGATCGCCGAGGAGCCGGGCGACTCCGCCGGCGTGGACGTGGGCCACGTGCACCTCAAGGTCGCCCACGTGCCGGACGCGGTGGGCTTCTGGACGGAAGAGGTCGGCATGGAGGTCATGGCCACCTACGGCGCCGACGCCGCTTTTATCGCGGACGAGGGCTACCACCACCACGTGGGCGTGAACACCTGGATGTCGAGCGGCGCCGAGCTCGAGCCGGCCGACGGCGCGGGGCTCGAAGCCGTGGTCATCGGCGGGGCCGCAGAGCCCGGCGAGCTGCGCACGCCGGACGGGGTGTGCGTGCTGCTCGAGGGCTGA
- a CDS encoding enoyl-CoA hydratase-related protein: protein MIGAINGWALAGGLETALACDIRIASERAMFGSFEARRGYRVRGPGPGRDPGAAGALLREDRPRPGGEPRHGAVGARRARRPAGPSSWVGPTSDPARRPGASERRKTRRSRAK from the coding sequence GTGATCGGGGCCATCAACGGCTGGGCGCTGGCGGGCGGGCTGGAGACGGCGCTGGCGTGCGACATCCGGATCGCCTCGGAGCGGGCGATGTTCGGCTCGTTCGAGGCCCGCCGCGGCTACCGCGTACGCGGGCCCGGACCCGGACGAGACCCGGGGGCTGCTGGAGCACTCCTACGAGAAGACCGACCGCGGCCGGGCGGGGAGCCACGCCACGGAGCCGTAGGAGCGAGGAGGGCCCGGCGTCCTGCCGGGCCCTCCTCGTGGGTTGGACCGACCTCCGACCCTGCTCGCCGTCCCGGCGCCTCCGAGAGGCGCAAGACGAGGCGGAGCAGGGCGAAGTAG
- a CDS encoding sigma-70 family RNA polymerase sigma factor has protein sequence MPAANAYALRAPAEDEGVERLDALLDVVALPPAASSWSGRPDEPCAPSPLFRQVPAGLQERKSDNWLAWNVGRVRPDPFGVLFERYWRPISAFCFTIVGTREEAEDAASETMSRAYATLSRRAERPEFRPWIHTIARNAALDRIRQRNRGPQLASSDEALEVPMNETPGDVLGRREGLERLVADLQALSERQRAAIVMRELSGMSHEEIAAALDTTPARSQALVADARQSLTDRRAGREIRCGEYRRAVDDRGRLPRGHRLASHRAACSECSGYARPRLLSGVFFLPVIELFARAGRRVADVAGPALSGAGPAGAAKVAAGAAVVAMAVPVAHRGPEQRDPVKDGGGAPAAAQAERGAGGAAVSPDAGAPKRESGRAAETSRAPKEEPRSEREAAAPAEDAPAAPAPAAGGEQAPAQPAPAPQPQESPAASLDPLTQEVERITGPVRRQATELLDNLQGTVRVPQGTPMPEVRLPGVQIDGDGVRVDVGDLVGGVVQER, from the coding sequence GTGCCCGCCGCTAACGCATACGCGCTCCGCGCGCCGGCGGAGGACGAGGGAGTCGAGCGGCTCGACGCGCTGCTCGACGTCGTCGCCCTGCCGCCGGCCGCGAGCTCCTGGTCCGGCCGGCCGGACGAGCCGTGCGCGCCGTCGCCCCTGTTCCGGCAGGTCCCCGCTGGCCTTCAGGAGCGCAAGTCCGACAACTGGCTGGCCTGGAACGTCGGGCGCGTGCGCCCAGACCCGTTCGGCGTGCTGTTCGAGCGCTACTGGCGGCCGATCAGCGCCTTCTGCTTCACGATCGTGGGCACCCGCGAGGAGGCAGAGGACGCCGCGTCCGAGACGATGTCGCGCGCCTACGCCACGCTGAGCCGGCGCGCCGAGCGGCCCGAGTTCCGGCCGTGGATCCACACGATCGCGCGCAACGCCGCGCTCGACCGCATCCGCCAGCGCAACCGCGGCCCCCAGCTCGCCTCCTCCGACGAGGCGCTGGAGGTGCCCATGAACGAGACCCCGGGCGACGTTCTCGGCCGCCGCGAGGGCCTCGAGCGGCTCGTGGCCGATCTTCAGGCGCTGTCCGAGCGTCAGCGCGCCGCCATCGTCATGCGCGAGCTGTCGGGCATGTCTCACGAGGAGATCGCCGCCGCGCTCGACACCACGCCCGCTCGCAGCCAGGCCCTCGTGGCGGACGCCCGCCAGTCGCTGACCGATCGGCGCGCCGGGCGCGAGATCCGGTGTGGCGAGTACCGCCGCGCGGTGGACGACCGTGGCCGCCTGCCGCGCGGGCACCGCCTGGCCTCGCACCGCGCCGCCTGCTCGGAGTGCAGCGGCTACGCGCGCCCGCGGCTGCTCTCGGGGGTCTTCTTCCTTCCGGTGATCGAGCTCTTTGCACGCGCGGGACGGCGCGTCGCCGACGTCGCCGGGCCGGCCCTCTCGGGCGCGGGCCCGGCCGGCGCGGCAAAGGTCGCGGCGGGCGCTGCCGTCGTGGCCATGGCGGTGCCCGTGGCCCATCGGGGCCCCGAGCAGCGCGACCCGGTGAAGGACGGCGGCGGGGCGCCCGCGGCGGCTCAGGCCGAGCGCGGCGCCGGCGGGGCCGCGGTCTCACCGGACGCCGGCGCGCCGAAGCGCGAGAGCGGGCGCGCCGCCGAGACGAGCCGGGCGCCGAAGGAGGAGCCGCGCAGCGAGCGCGAGGCCGCCGCGCCCGCGGAAGACGCTCCCGCCGCGCCGGCGCCCGCCGCGGGTGGCGAGCAGGCCCCGGCGCAGCCCGCGCCCGCGCCGCAGCCGCAGGAGTCGCCTGCTGCCTCGCTCGATCCCCTCACCCAGGAGGTCGAGCGCATCACGGGACCGGTCCGCCGCCAGGCGACCGAGCTCCTGGACAACTTGCAGGGCACCGTCAGGGTGCCGCAGGGCACGCCCATGCCGGAGGTCCGGCTCCCGGGCGTGCAGATCGATGGGGATGGCGTGCGCGTGGACGTGGGAGACCTCGTCGGCGGCGTCGTCCAGGAGCGGTAG
- a CDS encoding DUF4396 domain-containing protein gives MTADQHTLPTSGRALDLVALSATLHCLTGCAIGEVLGMVIGTALGFSEWGTIALAVGLAFLFGYSLTSLPLLRAGMALSAVVPIALAVDTLSITVMEIVDNAIMLAIPGAMEAGLTNELFWGALSVALVIAGVFAFPVQRWLLTRGRGHAVLHETGIHGGPSPRVVGAIAAVAFVFGTAVLVGELLEDDEPAGEQARVTMEVAP, from the coding sequence ATGACCGCCGATCAGCACACCCTCCCGACGAGCGGGCGCGCGCTCGACCTGGTGGCGCTCAGCGCCACCCTGCACTGCCTGACCGGTTGCGCCATCGGCGAGGTGCTGGGCATGGTCATCGGCACCGCTCTCGGCTTCTCCGAGTGGGGCACCATCGCGCTGGCTGTGGGCCTGGCGTTCCTCTTCGGCTACTCGCTCACGAGCCTGCCGCTGCTTCGTGCCGGGATGGCGTTGAGCGCGGTCGTGCCGATCGCGCTTGCCGTGGACACGCTCAGCATCACGGTCATGGAGATCGTCGACAACGCGATCATGCTGGCCATCCCCGGCGCGATGGAGGCGGGGCTGACCAATGAGCTGTTCTGGGGCGCGCTGTCGGTGGCGCTCGTGATCGCCGGCGTCTTCGCCTTTCCGGTCCAGCGCTGGCTGCTCACCCGCGGGAGGGGCCACGCCGTCCTCCACGAGACCGGCATCCACGGCGGCCCGTCGCCGCGCGTGGTGGGTGCGATCGCCGCCGTGGCATTCGTCTTCGGCACCGCCGTGCTGGTGGGGGAGCTCCTCGAGGACGACGAGCCCGCCGGCGAGCAGGCCCGCGTGACGATGGAGGTGGCGCCATGA
- a CDS encoding flavodoxin family protein, translating to MTDYDGLRAMFINCTLKRSPEKSHTQGLIDRSVAIMEKQGVEVEQLRAIDHDIAVGVWPDMREHGWEKDEWPELFPRVLAADILVIAGPIWLGDNGSVTKQIIERLYACSSLLNDAGQYAFYGRAGGCLITGNEDGIKHCAMNVLYSLQHLGYTIPPQADAGWIGEAGPGPSYLDEGSGGPENEFTQRNTTFMTWNLMHLAKMLRDAGGVPAHGNQRSEWDAGCRFDFDNPEHR from the coding sequence ATGACCGATTACGACGGGCTGCGCGCGATGTTCATCAACTGCACGCTCAAGCGCTCGCCGGAGAAGAGCCACACGCAGGGGCTGATCGACCGCAGCGTCGCGATCATGGAGAAGCAGGGCGTGGAAGTGGAGCAGCTGCGGGCCATCGACCACGACATCGCGGTGGGCGTGTGGCCCGACATGCGCGAGCACGGCTGGGAGAAGGACGAGTGGCCCGAGCTCTTCCCGCGCGTGCTGGCGGCCGACATCCTCGTGATCGCCGGGCCGATCTGGCTGGGCGACAACGGCTCGGTGACCAAGCAGATCATCGAGCGCCTGTACGCGTGCTCGTCGCTGCTGAACGACGCGGGCCAGTACGCCTTCTACGGCCGCGCGGGCGGCTGCCTGATCACCGGCAACGAGGACGGCATCAAGCACTGCGCGATGAACGTGCTCTACAGCCTCCAGCACCTCGGCTACACGATCCCGCCGCAGGCCGACGCGGGCTGGATCGGGGAGGCGGGCCCGGGCCCGTCCTATCTCGACGAGGGCTCGGGCGGGCCCGAGAACGAGTTCACCCAGCGCAACACCACGTTCATGACCTGGAACCTCATGCATCTCGCGAAGATGCTGCGCGACGCCGGCGGCGTGCCCGCGCACGGCAACCAGCGCTCCGAGTGGGACGCGGGCTGCCGCTTCGACTTCGACAACCCCGAGCACCGCTGA
- a CDS encoding MFS transporter — protein sequence MSQTSADPRRWWALLIIATAQFLVIMDTSIIGVALPDIQQELGFSQADLSWVFNAYVIAFGGLLLLGGKLSDAFGARRMFSLGFVVLIAGSLVAGVADSTTVEIAGRAVQGAAAALVAPAALTMVMVLFSHDPKELTKALGLYGAAAPAGGTAGVFLGGVLTDALDWRWTLLINVPVALAVLAATPRLLPAGMTRRGRIDLAGAVTATAGLALAVFGIVRANEEGWGSVQTLLVLGGAVALLVLFVTLQSARREPLMPLSVWRLPNLGPANVVMALLGAAWIPMWFTANLWLQQVLGAGAFEAGAALLPMTVLIMVVMVGVVARVVERVGVKPPMVLGLAILAGGIALFATVPSDGGGYLSSFLPASLVAALGMSLTFIPAMMAAIGAAPPEQGGLASGIVNTTYQVGSAIGLAAITALSIAFGGDQLGNPVELTEGFRAAFLGAAGIAVAGGLVALGFIRVPKAAAEQPAESPERELAHAA from the coding sequence ATGTCCCAGACGTCCGCAGACCCGCGGCGCTGGTGGGCCCTGCTCATCATCGCCACGGCGCAGTTCCTCGTGATCATGGACACCTCGATCATCGGGGTGGCCCTGCCCGACATCCAGCAGGAGCTCGGCTTCAGCCAGGCCGACCTGTCGTGGGTGTTCAACGCATACGTCATCGCCTTCGGCGGCCTGCTGCTGCTCGGCGGCAAGCTGTCCGACGCCTTCGGCGCCCGCAGGATGTTCAGCCTCGGGTTCGTCGTGCTGATCGCCGGATCGCTGGTGGCCGGCGTGGCCGACTCCACGACCGTGGAGATTGCCGGCCGGGCCGTTCAGGGCGCCGCTGCGGCGCTCGTCGCCCCCGCGGCTCTGACGATGGTGATGGTGCTGTTCAGCCACGACCCGAAGGAGCTCACGAAGGCGCTGGGCCTCTACGGGGCGGCCGCGCCGGCCGGCGGCACCGCCGGCGTGTTCCTCGGAGGCGTGCTCACCGACGCGCTCGATTGGCGCTGGACGCTGCTGATCAACGTGCCGGTGGCGCTGGCGGTGCTCGCGGCCACACCGCGGCTGCTGCCGGCCGGCATGACGCGGCGCGGCAGGATCGACCTGGCCGGGGCCGTGACGGCTACGGCCGGGCTTGCGCTCGCCGTGTTCGGCATCGTGCGGGCCAACGAGGAGGGCTGGGGCTCCGTCCAGACCCTGCTCGTCCTCGGCGGAGCCGTGGCGCTGCTCGTCCTGTTCGTGACGCTGCAGTCGGCGCGGCGTGAGCCGTTGATGCCGCTGAGCGTCTGGCGGCTGCCCAACCTCGGCCCCGCCAACGTGGTGATGGCGCTGCTCGGGGCGGCGTGGATCCCGATGTGGTTCACCGCCAACCTCTGGCTCCAGCAGGTGCTGGGCGCCGGGGCGTTCGAGGCCGGGGCGGCGCTGCTGCCCATGACCGTGCTGATCATGGTCGTGATGGTCGGGGTCGTGGCCCGGGTGGTCGAGCGGGTGGGCGTGAAGCCGCCGATGGTGCTCGGCCTGGCCATCCTGGCCGGCGGGATCGCGCTGTTCGCGACCGTCCCCTCGGACGGCGGCGGCTACCTGAGCTCGTTCCTGCCCGCCTCCCTGGTGGCGGCGCTCGGGATGTCGCTCACGTTCATCCCGGCGATGATGGCCGCCATCGGGGCGGCCCCGCCCGAGCAGGGCGGGCTGGCGTCGGGGATCGTCAACACCACCTACCAGGTGGGGTCGGCGATCGGCCTGGCGGCGATCACGGCGCTGTCGATCGCCTTCGGGGGCGACCAGCTCGGCAACCCCGTGGAGCTGACCGAGGGATTCCGCGCGGCGTTCCTCGGCGCGGCCGGGATCGCCGTCGCGGGCGGCCTCGTGGCGCTCGGCTTCATACGGGTGCCGAAAGCCGCCGCGGAGCAACCCGCGGAGAGCCCGGAGCGGGAGCTCGCCCACGCGGCGTGA
- a CDS encoding nitroreductase family deazaflavin-dependent oxidoreductase, whose translation MGYLDIADRTWPVLHRVMGAHTVAYRMTGGLVGHRIPFLPRMLLLEHVGAKSGRRRTSPLVYFRDGDDIVLVASKGGFERHPAWFHNLRANPDTRVQVGHRRPLVRARVATDAERERLWPKAVETYAGYAGYAKRTDRKIPLVILEPRG comes from the coding sequence ATGGGATATCTCGACATCGCCGACCGCACCTGGCCCGTCCTGCACCGCGTGATGGGCGCGCACACCGTGGCCTACCGGATGACCGGCGGCCTGGTGGGCCACCGGATCCCGTTCCTCCCGCGCATGCTGCTGCTCGAGCACGTGGGCGCGAAGAGCGGGCGCCGGCGCACCTCGCCGCTCGTGTACTTCCGCGACGGCGACGACATCGTGCTCGTGGCGTCGAAGGGCGGCTTCGAGCGCCACCCGGCCTGGTTCCACAACCTCCGCGCCAATCCGGACACACGCGTGCAGGTGGGCCACCGGCGCCCGCTCGTCCGCGCCCGTGTGGCCACCGACGCCGAGCGCGAGCGGCTCTGGCCCAAGGCGGTCGAGACGTATGCGGGCTATGCCGGCTACGCCAAGCGCACCGACCGGAAGATCCCGCTCGTGATCCTCGAGCCGCGCGGCTAG